AACCCGGGACCCCCTGATTACAAATCAGGTGCTCTACCAACTGAGCTACAAGGGCAATAATTGCCCAACTAACAGATTCTGTGATTCTGTAAAGGGAAAATCCGCGTCTGCGTGGACTGGTCGGCTGCGGCTCAAAACGCTTCGCGATAGAAAACGTCCTTGTCGCACAAGGCCTTTATCCTTTAGCTAGGGCAGCATCATAAAGGGCATTGCATGGGCCGTTCATTTCAGACGCTTTCCTTTCTCGCCTCACCAACGACGGAGGCGCTTGCCGCGCGCGAGGAGTTGATTGGTCTCTATGGTGACGTACCGGCTGACGAAGCCGACGTCATCGTCGCGCTTGGCGGCGACGGTTTCATGCTGCAAACGCTGCACAACACCATGAACTCCGGCAAGCTGGTTTACGGCATGAATCGCGGCTCGGTCGGCTTCCTGATGAACGATTATCGTACCGATCGGCTTCAGGAGCGCATCTGTGTCGCCGTCGAAAACGTCTTCCGGCCATTGCAGATGACGACGGCCAACGCCGACGGCACCAACTCGACGGCGCTCGCCATCAACGAGGTCTATCTTTTTCGCCAGTCCTACCAAGCCGCGAATCTGCGGGTCATGGTGGATGGGCGCGTGCGTCTGGAGGAACTGATCTGCGACGGGCTGATGGTCGCGACACCCGCCGGATCGACGGCTTATAATCTTTCCGCCCATGGCCCGATCCTGCCGCTCGAGGCGCCGCTGCTCGCCATGACGCCGGTCAGCGCTTTCAGGCCGCGGCGCTGGAGGGGCGCTCTGCTGCCGAACAAGGTAACCGTCGATATCGACATTCTCGAGCCGGAGAAGCGGCCGGTGAATGCGGTGGCCGACAATACCGAGGTCAAGTCGGTGCTGCATATTCGCATCGCCCAGTCGGAGCATGTCACGGCGCGCATTCTGTCTGATCCCGACCGCTCCTGGTCCGACCGTATTCTCGCCGAGCAGTTCAAGGATTGAGACGATGGCAATGCGACGGATATTGATGACCAGCCTCCTGCTTGCGGGATGGAGCGTCACAGCAGAGGCCGCGCCGGCGCAGGATGCCCTCCTGCCGGCATCGGTGATTTTCGCGACCAGCACCGGCTATTGGGAGGACGACGGCAACGCACCTGATGTCGAGCGGGCGCCGACGGGCGCCGAGAGCGTTGCCAATCCCGAGGGAGAGGCCGCGCAGCGCCGCGGCTATTACAAGCTCTTTGCCGTGCGCCAGCCGGACAGGACCTCGAAGGTCTATCTGCAGAAGATTGCCCAGACCGAGACCGGCCCGGCGATCGCCTCGACCATCGAGTTGCAGGAGTTCAGCGACCTGAAACCTTACGTGACCGATATACGCCCCGAGAATTCGAACGGCATCATCAAGCAGCCGGGGCTCTTCGCCACAGTCTATCTGAAGACCGACCCTGCGGCGGAGCCGGATGGCTGGACCGTGCTGATCGACGAATTCGGCGACATCACCGTCGAGAAGGCGACGAATTAACGGCTGGGACGTGTTCAAAGG
The nucleotide sequence above comes from Rhizobium indicum. Encoded proteins:
- a CDS encoding NAD kinase gives rise to the protein MGRSFQTLSFLASPTTEALAAREELIGLYGDVPADEADVIVALGGDGFMLQTLHNTMNSGKLVYGMNRGSVGFLMNDYRTDRLQERICVAVENVFRPLQMTTANADGTNSTALAINEVYLFRQSYQAANLRVMVDGRVRLEELICDGLMVATPAGSTAYNLSAHGPILPLEAPLLAMTPVSAFRPRRWRGALLPNKVTVDIDILEPEKRPVNAVADNTEVKSVLHIRIAQSEHVTARILSDPDRSWSDRILAEQFKD